In Gemmatimonadota bacterium, a single genomic region encodes these proteins:
- a CDS encoding PAS domain S-box protein codes for MIPTEPRERVTPAGGGAVDPLDTLLSGLEPSAAERVRALVERGRRHEARLQLLQQIAAALARTLDEDEILEELARGVRRAVACEGVVVSRVDLDRALVEVVHHSVGEHLVPGRVAPLGHGPLGEAARSGVAVLVSPYDPARAPLAAADDVAAGTAAGAVLAVPMMHGRRLLGVVALHDPREDAFDGDAREVIGMLVRHAAGALSNARLFADSERERRQSEAMAEIARAVGESLKMGEVLRLILRHAVALLQAEGACVALREGEYLHVVSALGITEVLSGVHMPIAGSLSGRVVTSGAAVVTNDIAAEPDVHRPTVRLVPIARSVIVPLMTARGILGVIAVYNGPADFTTDDARVLQRLADQVAVAVVNARLYEDVRDATREWSAAFDSIGLGMCLVDDEGKITRSNSRALQLTADPSLRILMGRPFYDTVLGAHPEADGDPLARAIEDGMQSRTVCEGVNGRWLEIMAVPHPNGGAIVTFDDVSTQRAVWDRHRLIVEASADALCTLDREGRVIFANPAARALFARDDLTGAYWSDLVLHEMADEARVHVQLAAADSPQRHEYVVVRGDGERRVVTAALAPVHEREAVALVVASLHDVTDERRAREAVTSSEARYRQLFDYATDAVLTLNLTGAITSANPAACEVFDTPGELLLGRHFHPFLAPGDVDRVTTFLRDARHGEPRPWECTVVRRNGSPRTLAITAIPMREGRAVIGLLLVARDVSEERARADVLHRSEARYALLVESASDAIFTVDEEGNFTSVNRAFEAATGQGRDAITGHHFTAMLDPRDRESIWELFVAVLHGERELREIRYLDATGRSRWGSLIASPIVERGRVTGVMGVVRDVTSEKRLLDELLRRERHASVGQLLGGVVHELNNPLSAVLAFSELLIDEHDATTEPSQREGLETIRREAERAARVLHNLLDLTRERPLQLAAVRLAEVVTRALDVRRYALGLAGVTLVEELPADLPVTWGDPARLQQAVLHLVTRAEHAMREWRGMKRLSLRLSRVANALVLVVEDSGPGIAAADLERLFSPGVTMREGLDLAGLGLAVAEGIVREHGGRIHVDSTPGDGATFVVEIPITPAPDEAPPVRIGAPDEGDASSLDILVVDDEPAIRAALARMLERLGHRVTLAADGEEARRAVEALPFDRIILDLRMPRLGGEALFAELKARRPDLVPRVVFLTGDLEREAAQQLARDSGLPALCKPFTLDDVRRALAGTAAPKP; via the coding sequence GTGATCCCGACGGAACCGCGTGAGCGGGTGACGCCCGCGGGCGGCGGGGCGGTCGATCCCCTGGACACCCTGCTGTCCGGGCTCGAGCCGTCGGCCGCGGAGCGCGTGCGCGCGCTGGTGGAGCGTGGGCGTCGGCATGAGGCCCGCTTGCAGCTGCTGCAACAGATTGCCGCCGCACTGGCGCGCACGCTCGACGAGGATGAGATCCTCGAGGAGCTGGCGCGCGGGGTGCGGCGGGCGGTGGCGTGTGAGGGGGTCGTGGTATCGCGCGTCGACCTGGACCGGGCGCTGGTCGAGGTCGTCCACCACAGCGTGGGCGAGCACCTGGTGCCGGGGCGTGTGGCGCCACTGGGACACGGCCCGCTGGGCGAGGCGGCGCGGAGCGGCGTGGCGGTGCTCGTGTCGCCGTACGATCCCGCGCGCGCGCCGCTGGCGGCCGCCGACGACGTGGCGGCGGGGACGGCGGCCGGGGCGGTGCTCGCGGTGCCGATGATGCACGGGCGCCGCCTGCTCGGCGTGGTGGCCCTGCACGATCCGCGCGAAGACGCCTTCGACGGTGACGCGCGCGAGGTGATCGGGATGCTGGTGCGCCACGCGGCGGGGGCGCTCAGCAACGCCCGCCTGTTTGCCGACAGCGAGCGGGAGCGGCGCCAGAGCGAGGCGATGGCCGAGATCGCGCGCGCGGTGGGCGAGTCGCTCAAGATGGGCGAAGTGCTGCGCCTCATCCTGCGCCACGCGGTCGCGCTGCTGCAGGCGGAAGGGGCGTGCGTGGCGCTGCGCGAGGGGGAGTACCTCCACGTCGTGTCGGCGTTAGGCATCACCGAGGTGCTGTCCGGGGTGCACATGCCGATCGCCGGGAGCCTGAGCGGGCGCGTGGTGACGAGTGGCGCGGCGGTGGTGACCAACGACATCGCGGCGGAGCCCGATGTGCACCGCCCGACCGTGCGCCTGGTCCCGATCGCGCGATCGGTCATCGTCCCGCTCATGACCGCGCGCGGCATCCTCGGCGTGATCGCCGTCTACAATGGCCCGGCCGACTTCACGACCGACGATGCGCGGGTCCTGCAGCGGCTCGCCGACCAGGTGGCCGTGGCCGTCGTGAACGCCCGGTTGTACGAGGACGTGCGCGACGCCACGCGCGAGTGGTCGGCCGCCTTCGACTCGATCGGCCTCGGCATGTGCCTGGTCGACGACGAGGGCAAGATCACGCGCTCCAACTCGCGGGCGTTGCAGCTCACGGCGGATCCGTCGCTGCGCATCCTGATGGGGCGCCCGTTCTACGACACGGTCCTGGGCGCACACCCCGAGGCCGATGGCGATCCGCTCGCCCGCGCCATCGAGGACGGGATGCAGTCGCGCACGGTGTGCGAGGGGGTGAACGGGCGCTGGCTGGAGATCATGGCGGTCCCGCACCCCAACGGCGGCGCCATCGTCACCTTCGACGACGTCAGCACGCAGCGCGCCGTGTGGGATCGCCACCGGCTCATCGTCGAGGCGTCGGCCGACGCGCTGTGCACGCTCGATCGCGAGGGGCGGGTGATCTTCGCCAATCCGGCGGCCCGCGCCCTCTTTGCCCGCGACGACCTGACCGGCGCCTACTGGAGCGACCTGGTGCTCCACGAGATGGCCGACGAGGCGCGCGTCCACGTGCAGCTGGCGGCCGCCGACTCGCCGCAACGGCACGAGTACGTCGTGGTGCGCGGCGATGGCGAACGGCGCGTGGTCACGGCGGCCCTCGCCCCGGTGCATGAGCGTGAGGCGGTCGCCCTGGTCGTGGCCTCGTTGCACGACGTGACCGACGAGCGGCGCGCCCGCGAGGCGGTCACGAGCTCCGAGGCGCGCTACCGGCAGCTCTTTGATTACGCCACCGACGCGGTGCTCACGCTCAACCTCACCGGGGCCATCACCTCCGCCAACCCGGCGGCCTGCGAGGTGTTCGACACGCCGGGCGAACTGCTCCTCGGGCGCCATTTCCACCCGTTCCTCGCCCCGGGCGATGTCGACCGGGTGACGACCTTCCTCCGCGACGCCCGGCACGGCGAGCCGCGTCCGTGGGAATGCACCGTCGTCAGGCGCAACGGCTCGCCGAGGACGCTGGCCATCACCGCCATCCCCATGCGTGAGGGGCGCGCCGTGATCGGCCTGCTCCTCGTGGCGCGCGACGTGAGCGAGGAGCGGGCCCGTGCCGACGTGCTGCATCGCAGCGAGGCACGCTACGCCCTGCTCGTCGAGTCGGCCTCCGATGCCATCTTCACCGTCGACGAGGAGGGGAACTTCACCTCGGTGAACCGCGCCTTCGAGGCGGCCACCGGGCAGGGACGCGACGCGATCACGGGGCACCACTTCACCGCGATGCTCGACCCGCGCGACCGCGAATCCATCTGGGAGCTCTTCGTCGCGGTCCTGCACGGCGAACGGGAACTGCGCGAGATCCGCTACCTCGACGCCACGGGGCGGTCACGCTGGGGATCGTTGATCGCCTCGCCAATCGTCGAACGCGGGCGGGTGACCGGGGTCATGGGAGTCGTGCGCGACGTCACCAGCGAGAAGCGCCTGCTCGACGAGCTGCTGCGCCGCGAGCGACATGCCTCGGTGGGGCAGCTCCTGGGTGGGGTCGTGCATGAGCTCAACAACCCGCTCTCGGCCGTCCTTGCCTTCAGCGAACTCCTGATCGACGAGCACGATGCCACCACGGAACCGTCGCAGCGGGAGGGGTTGGAGACCATCCGGCGCGAGGCGGAACGTGCGGCGCGCGTCCTGCACAACCTCCTCGATCTCACGCGCGAGCGCCCGTTGCAGCTGGCTGCCGTGCGGCTGGCGGAAGTCGTGACGCGGGCCCTCGACGTGCGGCGCTACGCGCTCGGCTTGGCGGGCGTGACCCTGGTCGAGGAGCTGCCGGCCGACCTTCCGGTTACCTGGGGCGACCCGGCGCGCTTGCAGCAGGCGGTGCTCCACCTGGTCACGCGCGCCGAGCATGCGATGCGCGAGTGGCGCGGGATGAAGCGCCTCTCGCTGCGTCTCTCGCGGGTCGCCAACGCGCTCGTGCTCGTGGTCGAGGACTCCGGCCCCGGGATCGCCGCGGCCGACCTCGAGCGGCTGTTCTCGCCAGGGGTCACGATGCGTGAGGGGCTCGACCTCGCCGGGTTGGGGCTGGCGGTCGCCGAGGGGATCGTGCGCGAGCACGGCGGGCGCATCCACGTCGATTCGACCCCGGGCGATGGGGCGACCTTCGTGGTCGAGATCCCGATCACCCCCGCCCCGGACGAGGCGCCGCCAGTCCGCATTGGGGCGCCCGACGAGGGCGACGCGTCGTCGCTCGACATCCTCGTCGTCGACGACGAGCCGGCGATTCGCGCCGCGCTGGCGCGCATGCTCGAACGACTGGGCCACCGGGTCACGCTCGCGGCCGACGGCGAGGAGGCGCGTCGCGCCGTCGAGGCGCTGCCCTTCGATCGGATCATCCTCGACTTGCGCATGCCGCGGTTAGGGGGCGAAGCCCTCTTCGCCGAGCTCAAGGCGCGCCGTCCCGACCTGGTCCCGCGCGTGGTCTTCCTGACCGGCGACCTCGAGCGCGAGGCCGCCCAGCAACTCGCGCGCGACAGCGGACTCCCCGCGCTGTGCAAGCCGTTCACGCTCGACGACGTGCGACGCGCACTCGCGGGGACCGCCGCTCCGAAGCCGTGA
- the acpS gene encoding holo-ACP synthase: MVVGLGMDLVEVERVVRMLEKEGQPVTTRLLTEGEWAYCARMHTPAEHVAARLAAKEAAFKALSGTEDARGIGWREIEVSHDDHRRPVLTFHGRAAARARELQISRALLTLTHSHHTAGAVVILERDG; the protein is encoded by the coding sequence ATGGTCGTAGGCCTCGGGATGGACCTCGTCGAGGTGGAGCGAGTCGTGCGAATGCTGGAAAAGGAAGGGCAGCCGGTGACGACGCGCCTGCTCACCGAGGGGGAGTGGGCGTACTGTGCCCGCATGCATACGCCGGCGGAGCACGTGGCGGCGCGCCTGGCAGCCAAGGAGGCCGCGTTCAAGGCGCTGTCCGGGACGGAAGACGCGCGGGGAATCGGCTGGCGCGAGATCGAGGTCAGCCACGACGACCATCGGCGCCCCGTGCTCACCTTCCATGGAAGGGCGGCGGCCCGAGCACGCGAACTGCAGATCTCGCGGGCGCTGCTCACGCTGACCCATTCGCACCACACGGCGGGCGCCGTCGTCATTCTGGAACGGGACGGCTAG
- a CDS encoding EamA family transporter, whose product MAVSASGVVASGDVVPSEAEARWVTDLLLLLMATIWGINFSVLKYGTQYIAPLAFNGARIPIAAAAQLGIAGAMRLERVPRRVLWQLLLLGMLGNGVYQILFILGIVRSRVATAALIVASTPAFVAILGRLLGTERLTSRQWGGIALQIVGCSTVVMGSARGGAGHDSLAGGMLLLGASLSWAVYSVALKRVSTQVHALQLGGYTMLGGAMITCVIAAPAILATPWTSLPLGVYAALFYSAILAMVFAYMFWYRGLRILGPTRTAVYSNLQPIIAAIVAYLAFREVPTFPQVIGASFVISGLLLTRR is encoded by the coding sequence ATGGCTGTCAGCGCGTCTGGAGTCGTCGCCTCGGGCGACGTGGTGCCGTCGGAGGCCGAGGCGCGGTGGGTGACCGACCTCCTCCTCCTCCTGATGGCAACCATCTGGGGGATCAACTTCTCGGTCCTGAAGTACGGGACGCAGTACATCGCCCCGCTCGCCTTCAATGGCGCCCGCATCCCGATCGCCGCGGCAGCCCAACTCGGGATCGCAGGTGCGATGCGGCTCGAGCGCGTACCGCGCCGCGTCCTGTGGCAGCTCCTCCTGCTCGGGATGCTGGGGAACGGCGTGTACCAGATCCTCTTCATCTTGGGGATCGTGCGCTCGCGCGTGGCGACGGCGGCGCTCATCGTGGCGTCGACGCCGGCGTTCGTCGCGATTCTCGGACGCCTGCTGGGCACGGAGCGGTTGACGTCGCGGCAGTGGGGCGGGATCGCCCTGCAGATCGTCGGGTGCTCGACCGTGGTCATGGGGTCGGCGCGAGGTGGGGCCGGTCACGATTCCCTGGCGGGGGGGATGCTCCTGCTCGGGGCATCCCTCAGCTGGGCCGTGTATTCGGTGGCCCTCAAGCGGGTCTCGACGCAGGTGCACGCGTTGCAGCTCGGGGGCTACACCATGCTGGGCGGGGCCATGATCACCTGCGTGATCGCCGCCCCCGCCATTCTGGCCACGCCGTGGACGAGTCTCCCCCTCGGCGTGTACGCGGCGCTGTTCTACTCGGCCATCCTGGCGATGGTCTTCGCGTACATGTTCTGGTATCGTGGCCTGCGCATCCTCGGGCCCACCCGTACCGCGGTGTACTCCAACTTGCAGCCGATCATCGCGGCGATCGTCGCGTACCTCGCCTTCCGTGAGGTGCCGACGTTCCCACAGGTGATCGGAGCGTCGTTCGTGATCTCCGGCCTGCTGCTCACGCGTCGGTAG
- the lgt gene encoding prolipoprotein diacylglyceryl transferase, with protein sequence MDHIVHHPWQINLGPLSLTGFGIAVLMGFMISQIVTQHELTRRGHELESQAIPDIVFASVMGMLLGGKLYYILVITHDWRDFFTRAGFVFWGGLMGGVFLCWLYITRKKLSFARFSDVAGPAIAAGYAVGRTGCWAVGDDYGRPWDSRFAVAFPEGAPPSTAGIMNRLFGTPIPPGATPDTVLAVHPTQIYETGMALVMFLIIWRFRDHKHAEGWLFGMYCVLAGIERFIVEFFRAKDDRFFGPLTAAQVIGLTIAAIGVVVMVMRSRTGPGRPGIYAATA encoded by the coding sequence ATGGATCACATCGTACATCACCCCTGGCAGATCAACCTCGGCCCGCTCTCGCTCACCGGGTTCGGGATTGCCGTGCTGATGGGGTTCATGATTTCGCAGATCGTCACGCAGCACGAACTCACGCGCCGTGGGCATGAGCTCGAGTCGCAGGCCATCCCCGACATCGTCTTCGCCTCGGTCATGGGGATGCTGCTCGGCGGAAAGCTCTACTACATCCTCGTCATCACGCACGACTGGCGCGACTTCTTCACGCGCGCGGGCTTCGTCTTCTGGGGCGGATTGATGGGGGGCGTCTTCCTCTGCTGGCTGTACATCACGCGAAAGAAGCTCTCGTTCGCCCGCTTCAGCGACGTCGCGGGACCGGCGATCGCCGCCGGCTACGCCGTCGGGCGCACCGGATGCTGGGCGGTCGGTGACGACTACGGGCGTCCGTGGGACTCGCGCTTCGCCGTCGCCTTCCCCGAGGGGGCACCGCCGAGCACCGCCGGGATCATGAACCGCCTGTTCGGCACGCCGATCCCGCCAGGCGCAACGCCCGATACCGTATTGGCCGTGCACCCCACGCAGATCTACGAGACCGGCATGGCGCTGGTGATGTTCCTCATCATCTGGCGCTTCCGCGATCACAAGCACGCCGAGGGATGGCTGTTCGGGATGTACTGCGTCCTCGCCGGCATCGAGCGCTTCATCGTCGAGTTCTTCCGCGCCAAGGACGACCGCTTCTTCGGTCCGCTCACCGCAGCGCAGGTCATCGGCCTCACGATCGCCGCCATCGGCGTCGTCGTGATGGTGATGCGCTCCCGCACGGGCCCCGGGCGACCTGGGATCTACGCGGCCACGGCCTGA
- a CDS encoding HAD family hydrolase has translation MKLVLFDIDGTILSTEGAGRRAMEGALVSAFGTPGAPGYRYDGKTDVQIVRELMREAGMDDSAIEARLPQVLDDYLVRLEQELADASLRVLLYDGVLALLEALEARDDREIGLLTGNVAAGAERKLRAVGIDPQRFRIGVFGSDHEHRPALPGIALERSRAALDASLSGDRLVIIGDTPADIACGRGVGARAIAVATGHYSVDDLAAHAPAAVFADLRDTAAVMRAIDDA, from the coding sequence ATGAAGCTCGTCTTGTTCGACATCGACGGTACGATCCTCTCCACCGAAGGGGCAGGGCGGCGCGCGATGGAAGGGGCGCTCGTCTCGGCCTTCGGGACCCCGGGGGCGCCGGGGTATCGCTACGATGGCAAGACCGACGTGCAGATCGTGCGCGAACTCATGCGCGAGGCGGGGATGGACGACTCGGCGATCGAGGCGCGCCTGCCCCAGGTGCTCGACGACTATCTCGTGCGCCTGGAACAGGAGCTGGCGGACGCTTCGTTGCGCGTGCTGCTGTATGACGGCGTGCTAGCGCTGCTCGAGGCGCTCGAGGCGCGCGACGACCGGGAGATCGGGCTCCTGACGGGCAACGTGGCGGCGGGGGCGGAGCGCAAGCTGCGCGCCGTCGGGATCGACCCACAGCGGTTCCGCATCGGAGTGTTTGGGTCGGATCACGAGCATCGACCGGCGCTTCCCGGCATCGCACTCGAGCGGTCGCGCGCGGCGCTGGACGCGTCGCTCTCGGGCGATCGACTGGTGATCATCGGTGATACCCCGGCCGACATTGCGTGCGGGCGCGGGGTGGGGGCGCGCGCGATTGCCGTCGCCACCGGCCACTACTCCGTCGACGATCTTGCCGCGCACGCCCCGGCGGCGGTCTTCGCCGACTTGCGCGACACGGCGGCGGTGATGCGCGCCATCGACGATGCGTGA
- a CDS encoding class IV adenylate cyclase yields the protein MREVELKAVVPDEAEARRRLLEAGAILVFEGTMSDRRYDTADRALTARDHVLRLRVQRDAAGERAVVEFKGSASIVDGFKIREETGTSVGDAEAFDGILRSMGFQVTREIDREVAVFAAAGATVRLERYPRMDLLVEVEGEPAHIESAIALLALPRAGFTAEPLIAFVLRFEARTGERAAICRREVAGDFRYRLDDA from the coding sequence ATGCGTGAAGTCGAGTTGAAGGCGGTCGTCCCCGACGAGGCGGAGGCGCGCCGACGGCTGCTGGAGGCCGGCGCGATCCTCGTGTTCGAGGGGACGATGAGCGACCGTCGCTACGATACCGCCGATCGGGCGCTCACCGCGCGCGACCACGTGTTGCGGCTTCGCGTGCAGCGCGACGCCGCCGGCGAGCGCGCCGTCGTCGAGTTCAAGGGATCGGCCTCGATCGTCGACGGCTTCAAGATTCGCGAGGAGACGGGGACCTCGGTCGGCGACGCGGAGGCGTTCGATGGCATCCTGCGATCGATGGGATTCCAGGTCACGCGGGAGATCGACCGCGAGGTCGCGGTCTTCGCCGCCGCTGGCGCGACGGTGCGCCTCGAGCGCTACCCTCGCATGGACCTCCTGGTGGAAGTCGAGGGGGAGCCGGCGCACATCGAGTCGGCGATTGCGCTGCTGGCGCTGCCACGCGCGGGCTTCACCGCCGAACCGTTGATCGCGTTCGTCCTGCGCTTCGAGGCGCGGACCGGTGAGCGCGCCGCGATCTGTCGGCGCGAGGTGGCCGGCGATTTCCGGTATCGTCTCGATGACGCCTGA
- a CDS encoding sigma-54-dependent Fis family transcriptional regulator — MADLLIVDDEPMLAESYGRFLERAGHTVRLATSGEGALAAWRERRPDVTLLDLRLPDMTGFDVFARIRDEAPVVIMISGHADVPLAVRAVQEGVENFLTKPVELSHLGVALDRALEKVRLRQLSRYLTARRSTGGSLAIGSSPRMRELAGQVELLAASERTTVLLLGESGTGKGRIAELIHAHSPRANGPFVEVNCAAHSSEALDAELFGAEDVARGSWRAGLLEVATGGSLFLDEIGALPAPLQPKLLRVLEGKSFRRVGGTREIAVDVRIIAATNQDLVNEVNAGSLREDLYYRLSVMPLTLPPLRSRSREDLVELIARLMDELIPHLPNAPRTVSEEALDALLRYAWPGNIRELRNVLERGMIVGRGASLLELQSLPVDVRGAAPGGSVADRLEGQSLAEVERGHIERTLRLHDGNRTHAARALGISRATLIKKIKEYGLPVATG; from the coding sequence ATGGCCGACCTCCTGATCGTCGACGACGAGCCGATGCTCGCCGAGAGCTACGGGCGCTTCCTCGAACGCGCCGGGCACACGGTGCGCCTGGCGACGTCGGGTGAAGGGGCCCTCGCGGCGTGGCGCGAACGACGTCCCGACGTGACGTTGCTCGACCTGCGCCTGCCGGACATGACGGGGTTCGATGTGTTCGCCCGCATCCGCGACGAGGCGCCCGTGGTGATCATGATCTCGGGCCACGCCGACGTGCCGCTCGCCGTGCGAGCCGTGCAGGAGGGGGTGGAGAACTTCCTCACGAAGCCCGTCGAACTCTCGCACCTCGGCGTCGCGCTCGACCGCGCACTGGAAAAGGTCCGGCTGCGGCAGTTGTCGCGCTACCTCACGGCGCGTCGCTCGACCGGCGGGAGCCTGGCGATCGGGTCGTCACCGCGCATGCGCGAGCTCGCCGGCCAGGTCGAGCTGCTGGCCGCCAGCGAACGCACGACCGTCCTCTTGTTAGGCGAGAGCGGGACGGGGAAGGGGCGGATCGCCGAGCTCATCCACGCCCATTCGCCGCGTGCCAACGGGCCATTCGTGGAGGTGAACTGCGCGGCGCATTCCAGTGAAGCGCTGGACGCCGAGTTGTTCGGGGCGGAGGACGTCGCACGTGGCAGCTGGCGGGCCGGATTGCTGGAGGTGGCCACGGGGGGCTCGCTCTTCCTCGACGAGATCGGGGCACTCCCCGCGCCGCTGCAGCCCAAGCTCCTGCGCGTGCTGGAGGGGAAGTCCTTCCGGCGCGTCGGCGGGACGCGCGAGATCGCCGTCGACGTGCGCATCATCGCCGCGACCAACCAGGACCTCGTCAACGAGGTCAACGCCGGGTCGCTGCGCGAGGACCTGTACTATCGGCTCAGCGTCATGCCGCTCACGCTCCCTCCGCTGCGCTCACGCTCGCGCGAGGACCTGGTCGAGCTGATCGCGCGCCTCATGGATGAGCTGATACCACACCTGCCCAACGCGCCGCGCACGGTGAGCGAGGAGGCACTCGACGCCCTCCTGCGCTACGCCTGGCCGGGCAACATCCGTGAGTTGCGCAACGTGCTGGAGCGCGGCATGATCGTGGGGCGCGGGGCGTCGCTCCTGGAACTGCAATCGCTTCCGGTCGACGTGCGTGGCGCGGCACCTGGCGGGTCCGTGGCGGACCGGCTCGAGGGGCAGTCGCTCGCGGAGGTCGAGCGCGGGCACATCGAGCGCACGCTGCGACTGCACGACGGCAATCGTACGCACGCCGCACGCGCGCTCGGGATCTCCCGGGCGACGCTCATCAAGAAGATCAAGGAATACGGACTCCCCGTCGCGACGGGGTGA
- a CDS encoding cytochrome c/FTR1 family iron permease: MVTSTGATQERPAKRLSSIVGVAVEEYAKAIDAQGRLISDMEYEEAVSFLADAREVAQRLSGDKVGMTQALLDSLAAAVQAKRPPAELALLHERFNGSLGADGALDLPTRPVDLGAGRAIYEQQCAKCHGVTGQGDGPQAAGMTPPPPKLGDPVTMRDVSPALMFRIASVGIAGTSMKGFAGELSPDDRWNVISYINSLRAPVTVAPGEGIYAQRCAGCHGAGGAGDGPLVAALSKIPVDLNSFAWQAERSDAQVIEAIRAGVKGTAMPPTRDLDDAEYAQLVAHVRSLSLRNPAAQAEASSDSLDGAGVSKKVMAILDEALTAARGGRRSEAGDLAFDAYIAFEPLETPARARNPGLVATMERHFADFKGAVKANDARSAERARDAIAAGMPEIIAMTKPATGFWGAFFQSFLIILREGFEAILVIGAIVAFLIKTGNRKRLRDIWIGVGAALAASAVTAVILATALKALPATREIIEGATMLIAVAVLFSVSYWLISKVEAAKWQAFIRDKVNTALSHGGGTALTVVAFLAVYREGAETALFMQALFAEGAAIPLSLGIAVGFVVLSIIFTLFHRYGVKIPLRPFFAVTSALLYYMAFVFMGKGIRELQEGNVVPITILPGWPSVEGMGIFPSVETVLAQLALVALFVFALAKTFWPRRSVALPTVPPSRRPVSEPIEDRVRELERKVESIEQAVGNEGINR, translated from the coding sequence GTGGTCACTTCGACCGGCGCCACCCAGGAGCGACCGGCCAAGCGCCTGTCGAGCATCGTGGGCGTCGCGGTCGAGGAGTATGCCAAGGCGATCGATGCGCAGGGGCGCCTCATCTCCGACATGGAGTACGAGGAAGCGGTCTCGTTCCTGGCCGATGCGCGTGAGGTCGCGCAGCGACTGAGCGGCGACAAGGTGGGGATGACGCAGGCGCTGCTCGATTCGCTCGCCGCGGCCGTGCAGGCCAAGCGCCCGCCGGCCGAGCTCGCGCTGCTGCACGAACGCTTCAACGGGTCGTTAGGCGCCGATGGTGCGCTCGACCTCCCGACGCGCCCCGTCGACCTCGGCGCGGGACGCGCGATTTACGAGCAGCAGTGCGCGAAGTGCCACGGCGTGACGGGACAGGGAGACGGGCCGCAGGCGGCCGGGATGACCCCGCCGCCTCCCAAGCTGGGTGATCCGGTCACGATGCGCGATGTCTCGCCGGCGCTCATGTTCCGCATCGCTTCGGTGGGGATCGCCGGCACGTCCATGAAGGGGTTCGCCGGCGAACTCTCGCCTGACGACCGCTGGAACGTCATCTCCTACATCAATTCGCTGCGCGCCCCTGTCACCGTCGCCCCGGGAGAGGGGATCTACGCACAGCGTTGCGCGGGTTGTCATGGCGCCGGCGGTGCGGGCGACGGTCCCCTGGTCGCTGCCCTCAGCAAGATCCCGGTCGACCTCAACTCGTTTGCATGGCAGGCCGAACGGAGCGACGCGCAGGTCATCGAGGCGATCCGTGCGGGGGTGAAGGGGACGGCGATGCCGCCCACGCGCGACCTGGACGACGCGGAGTACGCGCAGCTCGTCGCGCACGTACGCTCGCTCTCGCTGCGCAATCCGGCCGCGCAGGCGGAAGCGTCCAGCGATTCGCTGGACGGGGCGGGGGTGTCCAAGAAGGTCATGGCGATCCTCGACGAAGCGCTAACCGCCGCCCGCGGCGGGCGCCGGAGCGAGGCAGGCGACCTCGCCTTCGATGCGTACATCGCGTTCGAGCCGCTCGAGACGCCTGCACGTGCCCGCAATCCCGGGTTGGTGGCCACCATGGAGCGCCACTTCGCCGACTTCAAGGGCGCCGTGAAGGCCAACGACGCACGCTCGGCCGAACGTGCGCGTGATGCGATCGCGGCCGGGATGCCGGAGATCATCGCGATGACGAAGCCGGCCACCGGCTTCTGGGGGGCGTTCTTCCAGTCGTTCCTGATCATCCTGCGCGAGGGGTTCGAGGCGATCCTGGTCATCGGAGCGATCGTCGCTTTCCTCATCAAGACGGGGAACCGGAAGCGGCTGCGCGACATCTGGATCGGCGTCGGGGCCGCGCTGGCGGCGAGCGCCGTGACGGCGGTGATCCTGGCGACGGCACTCAAGGCGCTGCCGGCCACGCGCGAGATCATCGAAGGGGCGACGATGCTCATCGCCGTCGCGGTGCTCTTTTCCGTGAGCTACTGGCTGATCTCGAAGGTCGAGGCGGCCAAGTGGCAGGCGTTCATTCGCGACAAGGTGAACACCGCGCTGAGCCATGGCGGCGGGACGGCGCTGACGGTGGTCGCCTTCCTGGCGGTGTATCGTGAAGGGGCCGAGACCGCGCTCTTCATGCAGGCGCTCTTTGCCGAGGGGGCGGCGATCCCGCTCTCGCTGGGGATCGCGGTCGGCTTCGTGGTGCTGTCGATCATCTTCACGCTCTTCCATCGGTACGGCGTCAAGATCCCGCTCCGGCCGTTCTTCGCCGTGACGAGCGCGCTGCTGTACTACATGGCCTTCGTCTTCATGGGGAAGGGGATCCGCGAGCTGCAAGAAGGGAACGTCGTTCCCATCACCATCCTCCCGGGGTGGCCGTCGGTTGAGGGCATGGGGATCTTCCCGAGCGTGGAGACGGTGCTGGCGCAGCTCGCGCTCGTGGCCCTGTTCGTCTTTGCGCTGGCCAAGACCTTCTGGCCACGGCGGTCGGTCGCGCTGCCGACGGTGCCGCCGTCGCGCCGCCCGGTGAGCGAGCCGATCGAGGACCGGGTGCGCGAGCTGGAGCGCAAGGTCGAATCGATCGAGCAGGCGGTGGGGAACGAAGGGATCAACCGTTAG